The following proteins are co-located in the Vigna unguiculata cultivar IT97K-499-35 chromosome 9, ASM411807v1, whole genome shotgun sequence genome:
- the LOC114164830 gene encoding exopolygalacturonase-like: MAMTERVGVLIMYFALVYHVGAAQKVMPVAGPDIFKNKNTALDKLLPGEKINNVISFGAKPDGKFDCTQAFMDAWQATCHSKVQARFLVPEGTFLVSSMFFAGPCSTPEPVTIQVVGTIVATTDLSEYENNEWLLFEDMDGIKLIGGGTFDGVGKKSWKTASNCKEKPHVACVRNPSSIYFHRIKNGIIQNIKSTNPKGFHIFVTNCANIRLRRLKLTAPDESPNTDGIHISHSIGVKVARNTIETGDDCISMIHGSHQVSINDVNCGPGHGISIGSLGKYEEELEVKEIRVKNVSMVGTQNGLRIKTWPDLYPGHASDISFSDITMQNVKNPIVIDQEYQCSSQCKASLVKIKDVVFSNIKGTTTTPIAVDLRCSNKFPCESIKLENIDLSLKTKPSGSRCANIKPIYKGLQNPPGCL, translated from the exons ATGGCGATGACAGAGAGAGTAGGTGTTCTAATTATGTACTTTGCACTGGTTTATCATGTGGGTGCTGCGCAAAAAGTAATGCCAGTTGCAGGTCCTGATATCTTCAAGAATAAAAACACAGCTCTGGATAAACTTCTTCCAGGGGAAAAGATAAACAATGTCATAAGCTTCGGGGCCAAACCTGATGGCAAGTTTGACTGCACTCAG GCTTTCATGGATGCATGGCAAGCAACTTGCCACTCCAAAGTGCAAGCGAGGTTTCTGGTTCCAGAAGGAACATTTTTGGTTTCTTCCATGTTTTTCGCAGGTCCATGTTCCACTCCAGAGCCCGTAACAATCCAGGTTGTAGGCACTATTGTGGCTACAACAGATCTCAGTGAATACGAGAATAACGAATGGCTTCTGTTTGAGGACATGGACGGTATAAAACTCATTGGTGGTGGTACCTTTGACGGTGTCGGAAAGAAATCATGGAAAACGGCTTCCAACTGTAAAGAAAAACCCCACGTAGCATGTGTCAGAAACCCTTCT AGTATATATTTCCACAGAATTAAGAATGGAATTATACAGAACATTAAATCCACAAACCCCAAAGGGTTTCACATATTTGTGACTAATTGTGCTAACATCAGACTCCGACGACTTAAACTCACTGCACCAGATGAAAGCCCCAACACCGATGGAATTCATATCAGCCACTCCATCGGTGTTAAAGTAGCCAGAAATACCATTGAAACTGGAGATGATTGTATTTCCATGATACACGGATCCCACCAAGTTTCCATCAACGATGTCAATTGTGGTCCTGGACATGGTATAAG TATAGGTAGTCTGGGAAAGTACGAGGAAGAGTTAGAAGTGAAAGAAATTCGTGTGAAGAACGTGTCGATGGTTGGTACACAGAATGGGTTGAGAATCAAGACATGGCCCGATCTGTATCCTGGTCATGCATCAGATATCAGCTTCAGCGACATCACCATGCAAAACGTTAAGAACCCTATCGTCATTGACCAAGAATATCAATGCTCTTCACAATGCAAG GCTTCGCTTGTAAAGATCAAAGATGttgttttttcaaatataaaggGAACCACTACAACGCCAATTGCAGTGGATTTAAGGTGCAGCAACAAGTTCCCTTGTGAAAGTATTAAACTTGAGAACATAGACTTGTCGCTTAAAACCAAACCTAGTGGATCTAGATGTGCCAACATTAAACCAATTTACAAGGGCTTGCAAAACCCACCAGGTTGTCTATAA